One Parvivirga hydrogeniphila genomic window, GCGAACCCGGACCTCGCGCAGGCCGCGGCGGTCATCGCCGAAGCGCCGGAGGGATTCGACGTCTTCGCTGGCGACGACGAGCTCACGCTTCCGATGATGGCGCTCGGCGGCACCGGCGTCATCTCGACCATCGGCAACATCGCGAGCAGTCGCTTCCGCGAGATGGTGTACGCCCAGGCCGACGGCGACCACACCAAGGCGCTCCGGATCCACCTCGAGCTGCTGCCGCTCATGAAAGCGCTCTTCCTGACGAGCAACCCCATCATGGTCAAGAAGGCGCTCGAACTGCTCGGCTTTCCCGTCGGCGGCCTGAGGCTGCCGCTGGTCGAAGCCACGCCCGAACAGACTGCCGAGCTCGCGCGCGTGATGCGACACCTCGGCATGATCGCCTGACCGTTGCCGCGCAGGACGCGCGAACGGGAGAGAAGGAGAACGAAGACAGCAGTATGACGAAACGAAAAGAACGCCTGCGCGTCGTCCCGCTCGGCGGGCTCGACGAGATAGGCAAGAACATGACCGTGCTCGAGCTCGGCAACGACATGATCGTGATCGATGCCGGGCTGATGTTCCCGGACGACGACACCCCAGGAGTCGACCTCATCCTCCCCGACTACTCCTACGTCCTGAAGCGCAAAGAGAAGCTGCGCGGCATCGTCATCACCCACGGCCACGAAGACCACACCGGGGCGCTCCCGTACCTTCTCAAAGACCTCGGTCAGCCGGTGCCGGTCTTGGGTACCCGCCTCACCCTCGGCCTGGTGAAGGGCAAGCTCGAAGAGCACCGCCTCACGAAAGCGAAGCTTCGCGAGGTCAAGCCTGGAAGCCATGTCAGCCTCGGCGCGTTCGGGCTGGACTTCCTCGCAGTGAACCACTCGATCCCGGACGGCGTGGCCGTGCTCGCCCGCACGCCGGTGGCCACGGTGCTGCACACCGGCGACTTCAAGCTCGACCAGACCCCGATCGACGGACGGCTCACGGACTACGCGGGCTTCACCAAGGCAGGACGGGGCGGCGTCACGCTGCTTCTGAGCGACTCCACCAACGCCGACAGGCAGGGCCATACGCCGAGCGAAGCGGTGGTAGGAGAGACGCTCCGCAGGATCTTCGCGCAGGCCTCTGGGCGCATCATCGTGGCCTCGTTCGCGTCGCACATCCATCGCGTCCAGCAGGTCTGCGACGCGGCGCTCGCATCGGGCCGCAAGATCGTCGTCACCGGCCGCTCGATGGTGAACAACACCCGCATCGCGCGCGAGCTCGGGTACCTCAACGTCCCCGAAAGCGAGATCCTCGACGCGTACGACATGCGCGACCTGCCGCCAGAGAAGGTCGTCGTGCTGTGCACTGGAAGCCAAGGCGAGCCTCTGTCCGCGCTCGCGCGCATCGCAAACCGCGACCACAAGACGGTCTCGGTCGAGCCGGGCGACACGGTCATCATCGCCGCGTCTCCGGTGCCTGGCAACGAGAAGGCCGTCTCGCGCGTCATCAACCGCCTGTACAAGGCCGGCGCGAACGTCATCGATAAGGGTTCGGCTCAGGTTCACGTTTCGGGTCACGGAGCTGCCGAGGAGCTCAAGCTCATGGTGAACATGACGCGTCCACGCTACTTCGTGCCTGTCCACGGGGAGACGCATCACCTGCACGCGCACGCCCGCCTCGCCGCCTCCGTTGGCGTGCCCGAGGACTCCGTCTTCGTGCTCGAAAACGGGCAGTGCCTCGAGATCGACGAGACCGGGGCACGCGTCGCGGAACACGTGGAAAGCGGCGTCAAGTACGTCGACGGGCTGTCGGTCGGCGACGTCGGCCAGGTCGTGTTGCGCGACCGGCAGGTGCTCTCCAGCGACGGCATCGCGATGGTGGTGGTGGTCATCGACTCGCAGACGGGTTCTGTCGCGGCAGAGCCCGAGATCGTGATGCGGGGCGTGGTGCTCACCGGGTCGGACGAGGTCGACGTCGTCTCGGAGATGCGGGCGCGCGTCCATAAGGCGCTCGCGCGCACAGCGGCCGAAGGCGTGACAGACCACGGTGTCATCAAGAAGGTGCTCCGAGACTCGCTGTCCTCGTTCGTGTGGGAGCGCAGCCGGATGCGGCCCATGATCATCCCCGTCGTCTTGGAGGTCTGAGGTGGACGTGCTCGCAGCCATCGTGCTCGGAGCCGTCCAAGGCGTGACGGAGTTCTTGCCGATCTCCTCTGACGGCCACCTCGCCCTCGTCTACCACCTGTTCCGCATGAAGCCCGACCTCACTTTCGAGGTGTTTTTGCACGTCGCCACCTTGCTCGCGATGGTCGTGTACTTCCGAAGCGACCTTCTGGCGCTCGCCAGGTCCGTGACCTCGAAGCGGCCGAAAGACGCGCAGGAGCGGCGGACGCTCGTGCGGATCGCAGGGGTGACCGTCGTGAGCGCAGCAGTCGCGCTCGCGATCTCTCCTGTCGTCCAGCCAGCGAGCGAATCGATCGCGTGGATCGGAGCGGGGTTCCTCCTGACGGCCGCGCTCTTGGCTGCAGGGGAGGGGCTTTCCCGCATGCGCCCCCGCGCTGAGCCCCCGGCCTCGCTCGGAGCAGCGCCCGTCCTCCTCATCGGCGCCCTGCAAGGTATCGCCCCTCTGCCGGGCGTCTCACGGTCGGGCTCCACGATCGCCGCCGGGATGTTCGCAGGACTGTCGCGCGAGACGGCCGCCAGGTTCTCGTTTCTGTGCGGTATCCCGATCATCGCGCTTGCTGCAGCGAAAGACGGGCTCGATCTTCTGTCCGGCTCCGCGTCGCTCCCTGGCCTGGCGCCGTCGATTGCAGGATTCGCTGCCGCCGCCATCGCCGGCTATGCAGCGATCGCCGGACTGCTGGGGCTCGTGAAGCGGCACGGCCTGTGGGTGTTTGCGGCGTATACGGGACTGCTCGGAGCAGGTATGCTCGTGTTCGCGGGATTCGCGCAGAAGGGGTGACGATGGCACGCTCAGACGCACGCACGCGCCGCCCAGCGCGCTCTACCGACGCGCGTCGTACGCGGAGCCGTTCCGTGCCGCCTGCGCGCGCTTTGGACGAGGACACCCGTAACGAGATCGCCGGCGTGGTCCTCAGCGCAGCAGCGCTCGCGCTCGCGATCTCGGTCGTAAGCCCGCAGACCGGGCTCGTCCCGCGATACGTCGCCCGCGCGCTCACGCTCGGCATCGGCATCGGCGCATACGTCTTGCCGATCGCGGTGCTGCTCTGGGGCGCGAGCTTCTTCGTCCGCTCCGTCCGCGTGAACGAGGTCCGTGTCGGCGGCGGGCTCGGCCTGCTACTGCTGTCGGTCATCTCGATCGCCTCCGTCGGCGCGCCGTCTGCCGTCTTCTGGGAGCCGGACGTGCTCGTCGCGCGCGGCGGATACGTCGGCGGCGCGCTTGCGTGGGCCGTGCGGACGCTTTTCGGCGGCGCTATAGCGTACGTGCTCCTCGTGGCCCTCGCATTCGTCGGGCTCGTCATCGCCGGGATGTCCGTCTCGGAGCTGCTCGAACGGCTGGCGCGCGTGCTTCGCCGGACGCCAGCAGAGCCTGCCGCTCTCGAACCGCACGCGAAGCGCAGACGCGCGCCCGAACAGCCGACGCTTCCGCTTTCCGATGCGTCCCCAACACCGGACGTCGAGCCTCCGGCCGCGCGTCAGCGGCGGCGGACCGATCCGGAGGCGAGGCGCGTCACGGTGCCGACGACTGCCGTCGTTGCGCCCCGACCGGCCGAAGGGTTCGAGCTCCCGCCCATGAGCCTGCTTAAACGCAACGCATCGGCTCCGGGGGCGCACCGCGCGAACGAGCGCGAGCTCAAAGCGACGGCGCAGGCCATCGAGCAGACGCTCGCTACCTTCGACGTGCCGTCGCGCGTCGTGGACTGGATCCCCGGTCCCACGGTCACGATGTTCGAAGTCGAGATCGCCCGCGGCGTGAAGGTCGGCCAGGTCGCCCGCCTCGCCGACGACCTCGCGCTCGCGCTGGCTGCGCCCACTATCCGCATCCTCGCGCCGATACCGGGCAAGAGCTACGTAGGCATCGAGGTGCCGAACGAACGCCGGCTCACGGTCACGCTCGCTGACGTGCTCGAGACCGGGGCCGCTGCGCACCCGAGCCCGCTTCTGCTCGGCATCGGCAAGGACGTCGCCGGGGAGCCCGTGCTCGTGGACCTCGCGCCGATGCCGCACCTTCTCATCGCGGGCGCCACTGGCACCGGCAAGAGCGTGTGCATCAACGCCATCCTGATGTCGCTGCTCATGCGTGCCACGCCGGCAGAGGTGCGGCTCATCCTCATCGACCCCAAGCGCATCGAGCTCAGCCTGTACAACGGCGTCCCTCACCTGTACGTGCCGGTCGTGACCGAGCCGAAGGAAGCCGCCTCTGCGCTGGCATGGGCGGTCGGGGAGATGGAGGCCCGCCTCAAGCAGCTGCAGAAGGCGAATGCGCGCAACATCGCGCAGTACAACGCCGCCGTCCACGATGGCCGCGCCCCCGATGGCGCGCAGCCCATGCCGTACATCGTGATCGTCATCGACGAGCTCGCCGACCTCATGCTCGTGGCAGCCAAAGAGGTGGAAGACTCGATCTGCCGCCTCTCGGCGCTTGCGCGGGCCGCGGGCATCCACTTGGTCGTCGCGACCCAGCGGCCGAGCACCGACATCATCACCGGGCTCATCAAGACGAACATCACGAACCGCATCGCGTTCGCCGTCTCCTCCGGCATCGACAGCCGCGTCATCCTCGACCAGCCAGGGGCCGAGAAGCTCGTGGGCCAAGGCGACATGCTGTTCTCGATGCCGGTGTGGCCGAAACCCAAACGCATCCAAGGCGCGTTCGTCACCGAAGACGAGATCGTCGCCGTCGTGGAGCACCTGAAGGCCCAGGCGGAGCCCGACTACCACGAGGAGATCCTGCACCTCAAAGTGACGCAGGGAGGCGCGGCCGACGCCGACGCCGACGAGGACCCGCTGTTGTGGGAGGCCGCAGATCTCGTCGTCACCACGGGGATGGGATCCACCTCGCTCTTGCAGCGGCGGCTGAAGGTCGGGTACGCCCGTGCCGGACGCATCATGGACATGCTCGAGGCCCGCGGCGTCGTCGGGCCGCCGGACGGGAGCAAGCCCCGCGAGGTGCTCGTGGACGTGGAGGAGCTTGAGGCGATGAAGGCGTTCGACCGCGAGGACCGCGCGTCGGACGAGTGAGCGCGCAACGAGGAAGGAGGTCGCCGTGCCTGTCGGGCAACGATTGGCCGACGAGCGACGGGCTCGTGGCAAGAGCATGGCCGACATCTGCGCTGCGACGCGCATCATGGCCTCCAAGATCGACGCGCTCGAGCACGACCGGCACGACGAGCTGCCAGCGCCTGCGTACACCCGGGGCTACATCTCTGCGTACGCCAAGGCGCTCGGCCTCGATCCTGCGCCATTCCTCGCAGAGTACGAGCGCGACATCGGACAGGCGGCACCCGGCGTTCGGCTTTCTGAGATGCCCGAGATGGAGTCGGTCGTCCCGCTCGGCCACCAGGCACACGCGGTGCCGAAGCGTATCTGGATCGCGGCCATCGCGGTCGTGATCGCCGTGTCGCTCGTGGCATGGGTCGCGCGTCTGCTGGGCGGACCGTCCGACCAGGTCCCTCCTGTGCCGCCGGCGGAGACCGCGCCGGAATCGGCACCTGCTTCGGTCTCGCCCGGGGCCGTCTCAACCGAGGCCGAAACGCCCAACGCCTCTGAAGCGCCGGCCGCAGAAGAGAGCGTCGCCGCCGGACAGCCGTTCGTCGTGAAGGTCGCCGTCGCCGCAGGCGCGGCCTCATGGATCCGCGTGACCATCGACGGCCGTGTCGCATACGAAGGGACGCTCACCGGCGGCTCCGCCAAGGAGTGGACCGCCGAGCGCCAGGCCGTCGTCAGAGCCGGCAAGCCGAGCGCCGTCACGCTCACCAAAGACGGTGTTCCGGTATCATTCGCAAGCGCTGGCGGCGTCGGCGTCGCCACCATCACCGTATCGCCCTGAGAGGAACGCCATGGCCAAGGAACAGAGCTTCGACGTCGTCTCGCAGGTCGACCTCCAAGAGGTCGACAACGCGGTCCAGCAGGCCGTCAAGGAGATCGCGCAGCGCTACGACCTGAAAGACACGGGAGCCACGCTGTCTTTGGACCGAAAGGCGGCCGAGCTCACCCTCACGGCCCCGAGCGACTTCGTGCTGCGGCAGGTCAAGGACGTGCTCGCGAGCAAACTGGTGCGGCGCGGCATCGATCTGAAGGCGCTGAGCTGGGGGAACGTGCAGTCCGCGTCGGGCGGCACGGTCCGCGTCACCGCCTCGATCGTCAACGGCATCCCGGACGACGTCGCTCGGAGGATCTCGAAAGACGTCCGTGACCTCAAGCGCAAGGTGCGGGTTGCCATCGAAGGGGACAAGGTCCGCGTGTTCTCCGCGAGCCGCGACGAGCTCCAAGGTGTCATCGCGCACCTCAAGGCACAGGACTATGGCATCCCGCTGCAGTTCACCAACTACCGATGAGCGCCCGCACATGAGGCCGTCTGTCGCCTTCGTCACGCTCGGGTGCCCGAAGAACGAGGCGGACTCCGACGCGATGGCAGGCGCCCTTGCCGGAACGTTCCGGATCGCAGCCTCGCCCGATGATGCCGACGTCCTCGTCGTGAACACCTGCGCGTTCATCCAAAGCGCCGTCGAGGAAGCGATCGACGAGATCCTCGCTGCCGCCGAGTGGAAAGCCGCGCGCGAGGGACGGCGGCTCATTGTCGCAGGCTGTCTCCCGTCACGCTACCGCGACGAGCAGCTCGCGACCGAGCTTCCCGAGGTGGACGTGTTCGTGCCCGTCGCCGAGGAAGAACGCATCGCTGCCGTCATCGCCGAGCTGATGGGCGTCCCGGTGCAGCCGGGCCCCGCGTCGCGTGCGATCCCGACGCCGACCGCGTACCTCAAGATCTCCGACGGGTGCGACCGGCGATGCTCGTACTGCACGATCCCCGCCATCCGTGGGCGCTACCGCAGCCGTCCGGCAGACGAGCTCATCGCGGAGGCGGACAGTCTCGTACGGGCGGGCGTGCGCGAGATCGTCTTGGTCGGCCAGGACGTGTCGCGGTGGGGCGTCGACCTCGGCGATGGCGAGACGCTGCCCGACCTTCTCGCTCGCATCGCCGCTCTTGACGGCGACTTCCGGGTGCGACTGATGTACCTTCAGCCAGACGGCGTGACCGACCGCCTGCTCAAGACCATCGCCTCGCACGACAAGGTCTGCCGGTATCTCGACGTGCCCGTCCAGCACGCATCACGCAGCGTCTTGCGCGCGATGGGCAGGCGAGGCGACGCCGGATCGCTCCTGCGCCTCGTCGAGCGCATCCGCGCCTCTGTGCCCGACGTCGTCCTGCGCACCACAGTGATGGTCGGCTTCCCTGGCGAGACGCGGGCTGACGTCGACGAGCTCGTGCGGTTCCTCTCCGTCGCGCGGTTCGACTACGTCGGCGTGTTCGCGTTCTCGCCCGAAGACGGCACGAAAGCCGCCCAGCTTCCCGGCCGGGTCCCGGCACGCACGAGGAAGGCGCGCGCTCAGAAGGTCCGCGACCTCGCGGACGCAATCGGCGTCGAGCGCGCATCGACCTGGGTGGGACGCACGCTCCGCGTTCTCGTCGAAGGGGAGGAGGACGGCCTCGCAGCCGGTCGCACCGAGGGTCAGGCGCCGGAGATCGACGGGCTTACCCTCTTTCCCGGAACAGCGCGTCCGGGTACCTTCGTGTCTGTCCGGATCGTCGACTCCCACGGATACGACCTGTACGGGGAGGTGGTGCCGTGAGCCCGCTTCGGAGCATCGCGAACCGCGTGACGCTCGCTCGCGTCGTGCTCATACCCATCTTCCTGGCGATCCTGCTGGCGAAGCTCCCCGTGTGGGGGCCGTGGCTTGCCGCTGCGGTCTTCGCGCTGCTCGCGGGGACCGATGCGGTGGACGGGTACCTCGCGCGGTCGCGCAACGAGGTGACGACCTTCGGGAAGTTCATCGACCCGATCGCCGACAAGCTGCTCGTCACGGCCGCGCTCGTGGCGCTGGTGGAGCTTGGACGGCTGCCGTCGTGGATCGCGGTGCTCATCATCAGCCGCGAGCTCGTCGTCTCAGGGCTTCGACTCGTCGCAGTGGCCGAGGGCCGGGTGATCGCCGCGTCGGTCTACGGGAAGGCCAAGACGGTGCTGCAGACGGTCGCGATCCTTGCGTTCATCGTGAAGGACAGCTCGCTTATCACCGACGTCGCGGGCGCCTCGGTCGCGCACGCGTTCGGCATCGTGGCCTGGGTCGTCATGGCGGCGGCGATGATCGCCACCGTCGCATCGATGGTGGACTACTTCTACCACGCGCGGGACATCCTTGCTGGACCGTGGTCGCAGGGAGGGACCGATGCCTGATCGCCGTGAAGCAGCCATCGTCACCGTCGGCACGGAGCTCACCGTCGGGCTTCGTGTCGACACCAACACCGCATCGATCGCGGCGGCCTGCGCGCAGGCCGGCTACCGTGTCACCGAAGCCGTGAGCGTGGCCGACGACACTGATGCGGTCGCCCGTGCAATCGCGCGCCTCGCGGGCGACAACGCGCTCGTCATCGTCACTGGGGGCCTCGGCCCCACGCACGACGACGTCACGCGCGAAGCCGCCTCGCAGGCGCTCGGCCGTCCGCTCCGGCGCGACCCAGCGCTCTCAGAGCGCCTTGCGGCGGCCGCCGAGCGCCACGTCGATGAGCGCGCACGCGCGCAGGTCCTGCGACAGGCAGACGTGCTCGACGGTGCGCGCGTGATCGAGCCTCAGACCGGCACGGCGCCGGGGCAGATCATCGAGACCGCCACGAGCACCGTCGTGCTGCTTCCCGGACCGCCTTCGGAGATGCAGCCGATGCTCGCGCAGGTCCTGGCCTCAGCCAAGCATGTGCCCGAGCCCGTCGTCCTCCGCTGCGCTCGTATCGCAGAGTCGGACGCCCAGGTCCGCGTCCAAGAGGCCATCAGGGCGTTCCCGGGCGTCGACCTCACGCTGCTCGCATCGCCAGCGCTCGTCGACGTCGTCCTGCTTGACGCCGGAGCAGGCAAAGACGTGCTCGTCGAGGCCGCTCAGGCCGCCGCGCTCGCGCTCGGCGAAGCGTGCTACTCGATGGACGGCGCGTCGCTGCCCGAGGCGGTCGTGCGCCTTGCGCGCGCGACCTTCGCGAAGATAGCCACCGCCGAGTCGTGCACCGGCGGGATGGTAGCGTCGGCCATCACCGACGTGCCGGGAGCATCCGACGTCTTCGTCGGCGGCGTCGTCGCGTACAGCAACGACCTCAAGCAGTCGCTCTTGGGTGTCCCCGACGAGACGCTTCGGACGCACGGCGCCGTCTCGCGCGAGACGGCCGAGGCGATGGCGAGCGGCGCGTGCGGGCTGGGCGCACGGGTGGCGGTCGCGACCACGGGCATCGCTGGGCCTGGCGGCGGCACGCCCGAGAAGCCTGTCGGCCTGGTATGGGTCGCGGTTGCGACGCCTGAGGGCGTCCAGGCGCACCAACTGATGCTCACGGGCGACCGGCAGGGCGTGCGCCAGCGCGCCACCGTCCACGCGCTCGACCATCTTCGCCTCGCGCTCGAACGGATGTAGCCGTGCGGGCGTTCTTCGGCATCGCGTTGAGCGAGCCCGCGCGCTCGCTGCTCGCGGACGCGTGCGACGCGTTCCGCGACGCTGCGCCGTCCTGGCGTTGTGAGAAGTGGGTCCCTCCAGCGAACTACCACCTCACGCTCGCGTTCCTGGGCGAGCATCCACGCGAGCGGGTCGAGGCGATCGCCGCGCACGCGGCAGACGGACTGCGCACGCGTCGGCCGTTCACGGTTGCGCTCGGGACGGTCGTCGCGTCCCCGCGGGGGCGTTCTGCCACCATGCTCTGGGCGACGCTCGCAGCAGGGGAGCACGAGTCAGCAGAGATTGCCGGCATCGTGACCGACGCTGCGGAAAACTACGGCATCGAACCGCCGCGGAGGCCGTTCGCTGCGCACGTCACGCTCGTTCGAGCACGGCGGCCGAGGACTGCGCCAGACGATGCACTCGCTCAAGCATCCGAGGTCCTCTCGCAACGCGCGTCCGAGGGCATCGTGTCAGTGGGGGAGGTCATACTCTACTCGAGCACGCTCACTCCTCGTGGGCCGGTCTACGAAGCCATCGGCCGTCTGCCGCTTCACGGGGATTGACATCGAACAGATGTTCGTATAGCGTGGTAGGTGCCTCAGGGGTCGCCCGACACGGGTCGAAGGAGCAGAGAAGCCATGGAGAGCGAGAAGGAGAAGGTGCTCGATCTGACGCGTGAGCAGATCGAGCGGAAGTTCGGCAAGGGTTCGCTCATGCGGTTGGGCGAGCACGCCGCCGTCGCAGGCATCAGCGCGATTCCGACGGGGTCGCTCGCGCTGGACGCAGCCCTTGGAATCGGCGGCGTCCCGCGGGGACGCATCGTCGAGATCTTCGGCCCGGAGTCCTCGGGCAAGACGACGCTCGCATTGCAGATCGTCGCGGAAGCGCAGCGCATGGGCGGCATCGCGGCATACATCGACGCTGAGCACGCCCTCGATCCCACCTACGCGGCCCGCCTCGGTGTGGACATCGACGAGATCCTCATCTCGCAGCCAGACACGGGCGAGCAGGCGCTGGAGATCGCGGACATGCTCATCCGTTCCGGCGCGATCGACGTCGTCGTCGTCGACTCCGTCGCGGCGCTCGTACCGCGCGCGGAGCTCGAAGGCGAGATGGGGGACACGACGGTAGGCCTCCAGGCGCGCCTCATGAGCCAGGCGATGCGCAAGCTCGCTGGCTCGCTCAACAAGTCGAACACGACCTGCATCTTCATCAACCAGCTCCGCGAGAAGGTCGGCGTGATGTTCGGCAACCCGGAGACCACCTCCGGCGGCCGAGCGCTCAAGTTCTACGCGTCGGTGCGCATCGACGTGCGGCGCATCGACTCGATCAAGCAGGGGTCCGAGATCGTCGGGAACCGGGTGCGTGCGAAGGTCGTCAAGAACAAGGTCGCGCCGCCATTCCAGCAGGCCGAGTTCGACATCATGTACGGCCAGGGGATTTCGAAGGAAGGAAGCCTCCTCGACCTCGGCGTCGAAGAGGGCGTCGTCGCGAAGTCCGGTGCGTGGTACACCTACGGCGAAGAACGCCTCGGCCAGGGCCGGGAGGCGGCCAAGGACTTCTTGCGTGAGCACACGGACATCCGGGACCGCATCGAACGCGAGATCCGCGAGAAGATCGGCCTGCCGGATCCCGTTCGACAGGACGACAACGAGGCATGACGCGCCTAGGGCGCATCACCGACATCGAGCGGCTGCCCGGCTCGAAGCGAGCGCGGCGCATCTGGATCGACGGGGCGCCCTTCCGCACCACCTCTGCCGCGGTGGTCGCCGCGTTGTCGATCCAGGTCGGCGATGACGTGGATCTCGATGACCTCGCGACCCGATGCCAGCAGGCCGAGCGCACGGCCGCACGCGAGCGCGCCCTGAAGCTGCTGTCGTACCACGACTTCAGCACGGCGCAAGTCGCTCAGCGGCTCGCGGAAGACGGGTACGAGCGTGCGGCGATCGACGACGTCGTCGCTCGCCTTGTCGAGACCGGCCTCCTCGACGACGCCCGTTTCGGCGAGGCCGTCGCGCGGTCGCGGTTGCGCGCCGGATACGGTCCGCGTGTCGTCTGGCGCGACCTGGCGCGCGCCGGACTGCCCGACGCGTCGATCGCTTCTGCTTTGAGCGCAGCAGCAGACGAAGGCATCGGCACGGACGCCACATCGGCGGCCAGGCGCCTCGTGCGGCCTCGTGACGACGCGCGACGGCTGGCTGCGCGCCTGGTCCGCCGTGGCTTCGAGCCCACCGATGCGTACCGGGCCGCTCGCGAGGTCGTAGGTGACGCCGGCGACGATCTTGACGACGGCCCTGCCGATGAGTGATCGGCGTCCACACGCCCGGTCGTGTCCTTGACGCTGCACCCGTCTGCCAGGTACCATGAGCACGGCAAATGTGATCGAAGCGATGTCTTTCGCAGACATCGTTATACATGCAGGAACCGGTACCGACCACTTCTGATGCAGGGTCTTGTGGCCCTGCTGAACGCACATAGGCGTCGAGCCGAGTCCTCATGTGTTCCATCGCACTTGCCGGGCGCACGGGCGTCCGGCGCTGACCGGTCGAGATGGGGAGATCGCACCCCTCCCTTCCGGCGCAGGCCGCGCGCACAGCACAGAGCCCACGCGCCCGCATCGTTCGACGCGAATGGAAGGAGGGGACACATGGTCTTCGTGTACATCATCGTCTCCCTCGTCCTCGGCGTGGCTATCGGCTACCTGGCTCACCGCTACTTCGTCTCCGACGCGATTGCGCGCTCCCGCGAATCCGCCGAACGG contains:
- a CDS encoding ribonuclease J, translated to MTKRKERLRVVPLGGLDEIGKNMTVLELGNDMIVIDAGLMFPDDDTPGVDLILPDYSYVLKRKEKLRGIVITHGHEDHTGALPYLLKDLGQPVPVLGTRLTLGLVKGKLEEHRLTKAKLREVKPGSHVSLGAFGLDFLAVNHSIPDGVAVLARTPVATVLHTGDFKLDQTPIDGRLTDYAGFTKAGRGGVTLLLSDSTNADRQGHTPSEAVVGETLRRIFAQASGRIIVASFASHIHRVQQVCDAALASGRKIVVTGRSMVNNTRIARELGYLNVPESEILDAYDMRDLPPEKVVVLCTGSQGEPLSALARIANRDHKTVSVEPGDTVIIAASPVPGNEKAVSRVINRLYKAGANVIDKGSAQVHVSGHGAAEELKLMVNMTRPRYFVPVHGETHHLHAHARLAASVGVPEDSVFVLENGQCLEIDETGARVAEHVESGVKYVDGLSVGDVGQVVLRDRQVLSSDGIAMVVVVIDSQTGSVAAEPEIVMRGVVLTGSDEVDVVSEMRARVHKALARTAAEGVTDHGVIKKVLRDSLSSFVWERSRMRPMIIPVVLEV
- a CDS encoding undecaprenyl-diphosphate phosphatase yields the protein MDVLAAIVLGAVQGVTEFLPISSDGHLALVYHLFRMKPDLTFEVFLHVATLLAMVVYFRSDLLALARSVTSKRPKDAQERRTLVRIAGVTVVSAAVALAISPVVQPASESIAWIGAGFLLTAALLAAGEGLSRMRPRAEPPASLGAAPVLLIGALQGIAPLPGVSRSGSTIAAGMFAGLSRETAARFSFLCGIPIIALAAAKDGLDLLSGSASLPGLAPSIAGFAAAAIAGYAAIAGLLGLVKRHGLWVFAAYTGLLGAGMLVFAGFAQKG
- a CDS encoding FtsK/SpoIIIE family DNA translocase, which codes for MPPARALDEDTRNEIAGVVLSAAALALAISVVSPQTGLVPRYVARALTLGIGIGAYVLPIAVLLWGASFFVRSVRVNEVRVGGGLGLLLLSVISIASVGAPSAVFWEPDVLVARGGYVGGALAWAVRTLFGGAIAYVLLVALAFVGLVIAGMSVSELLERLARVLRRTPAEPAALEPHAKRRRAPEQPTLPLSDASPTPDVEPPAARQRRRTDPEARRVTVPTTAVVAPRPAEGFELPPMSLLKRNASAPGAHRANERELKATAQAIEQTLATFDVPSRVVDWIPGPTVTMFEVEIARGVKVGQVARLADDLALALAAPTIRILAPIPGKSYVGIEVPNERRLTVTLADVLETGAAAHPSPLLLGIGKDVAGEPVLVDLAPMPHLLIAGATGTGKSVCINAILMSLLMRATPAEVRLILIDPKRIELSLYNGVPHLYVPVVTEPKEAASALAWAVGEMEARLKQLQKANARNIAQYNAAVHDGRAPDGAQPMPYIVIVIDELADLMLVAAKEVEDSICRLSALARAAGIHLVVATQRPSTDIITGLIKTNITNRIAFAVSSGIDSRVILDQPGAEKLVGQGDMLFSMPVWPKPKRIQGAFVTEDEIVAVVEHLKAQAEPDYHEEILHLKVTQGGAADADADEDPLLWEAADLVVTTGMGSTSLLQRRLKVGYARAGRIMDMLEARGVVGPPDGSKPREVLVDVEELEAMKAFDREDRASDE
- a CDS encoding helix-turn-helix domain-containing protein; its protein translation is MPVGQRLADERRARGKSMADICAATRIMASKIDALEHDRHDELPAPAYTRGYISAYAKALGLDPAPFLAEYERDIGQAAPGVRLSEMPEMESVVPLGHQAHAVPKRIWIAAIAVVIAVSLVAWVARLLGGPSDQVPPVPPAETAPESAPASVSPGAVSTEAETPNASEAPAAEESVAAGQPFVVKVAVAAGAASWIRVTIDGRVAYEGTLTGGSAKEWTAERQAVVRAGKPSAVTLTKDGVPVSFASAGGVGVATITVSP
- a CDS encoding YajQ family cyclic di-GMP-binding protein; amino-acid sequence: MAKEQSFDVVSQVDLQEVDNAVQQAVKEIAQRYDLKDTGATLSLDRKAAELTLTAPSDFVLRQVKDVLASKLVRRGIDLKALSWGNVQSASGGTVRVTASIVNGIPDDVARRISKDVRDLKRKVRVAIEGDKVRVFSASRDELQGVIAHLKAQDYGIPLQFTNYR
- the rimO gene encoding 30S ribosomal protein S12 methylthiotransferase RimO encodes the protein MRPSVAFVTLGCPKNEADSDAMAGALAGTFRIAASPDDADVLVVNTCAFIQSAVEEAIDEILAAAEWKAAREGRRLIVAGCLPSRYRDEQLATELPEVDVFVPVAEEERIAAVIAELMGVPVQPGPASRAIPTPTAYLKISDGCDRRCSYCTIPAIRGRYRSRPADELIAEADSLVRAGVREIVLVGQDVSRWGVDLGDGETLPDLLARIAALDGDFRVRLMYLQPDGVTDRLLKTIASHDKVCRYLDVPVQHASRSVLRAMGRRGDAGSLLRLVERIRASVPDVVLRTTVMVGFPGETRADVDELVRFLSVARFDYVGVFAFSPEDGTKAAQLPGRVPARTRKARAQKVRDLADAIGVERASTWVGRTLRVLVEGEEDGLAAGRTEGQAPEIDGLTLFPGTARPGTFVSVRIVDSHGYDLYGEVVP
- the pgsA gene encoding CDP-diacylglycerol--glycerol-3-phosphate 3-phosphatidyltransferase gives rise to the protein MSPLRSIANRVTLARVVLIPIFLAILLAKLPVWGPWLAAAVFALLAGTDAVDGYLARSRNEVTTFGKFIDPIADKLLVTAALVALVELGRLPSWIAVLIISRELVVSGLRLVAVAEGRVIAASVYGKAKTVLQTVAILAFIVKDSSLITDVAGASVAHAFGIVAWVVMAAAMIATVASMVDYFYHARDILAGPWSQGGTDA
- a CDS encoding nicotinamide-nucleotide amidohydrolase family protein, whose product is MPDRREAAIVTVGTELTVGLRVDTNTASIAAACAQAGYRVTEAVSVADDTDAVARAIARLAGDNALVIVTGGLGPTHDDVTREAASQALGRPLRRDPALSERLAAAAERHVDERARAQVLRQADVLDGARVIEPQTGTAPGQIIETATSTVVLLPGPPSEMQPMLAQVLASAKHVPEPVVLRCARIAESDAQVRVQEAIRAFPGVDLTLLASPALVDVVLLDAGAGKDVLVEAAQAAALALGEACYSMDGASLPEAVVRLARATFAKIATAESCTGGMVASAITDVPGASDVFVGGVVAYSNDLKQSLLGVPDETLRTHGAVSRETAEAMASGACGLGARVAVATTGIAGPGGGTPEKPVGLVWVAVATPEGVQAHQLMLTGDRQGVRQRATVHALDHLRLALERM